The Hyphomicrobiales bacterium genome has a window encoding:
- a CDS encoding DNA-binding transcriptional LysR family regulator: MRARQLEVFCTLMRCGTVTGAAAMLNISQPALSQILLHAEDQLGFKLFNRVRGRLVPTQEAEELYSQAEHIFSELDALKRRTVDMRHGRTGLVRLAASAPPSMSIVPRALTAFREAHPEIVVRSLIASQTAIVEMLRNGEVSLGIAMNNLPHAGIHAETVGRATLVCVVPSEHRLAALDRVRFADLCDETLISYRADTLPGRLLAASAEAEDFAYAPAIEIDLSITALPYVRDGLGIAIVDSLLPWEQFNGVVTRPFEPRIEVPIAILTSNDRPLSTSHELMRDCLRAACRQLNRSSDT, encoded by the coding sequence ATGCGGGCGCGCCAACTCGAAGTCTTCTGCACGCTGATGCGTTGCGGCACCGTCACCGGCGCGGCCGCGATGCTGAACATCTCGCAGCCGGCGCTGAGCCAGATCCTGCTTCACGCCGAGGATCAACTCGGCTTCAAGCTGTTCAACCGCGTCCGCGGCCGGCTGGTACCGACCCAGGAGGCGGAGGAACTCTACTCCCAGGCCGAGCACATCTTCTCCGAGCTCGATGCGCTGAAGCGCCGGACGGTCGACATGCGGCACGGGCGCACCGGCCTCGTCCGGCTGGCCGCCTCCGCCCCGCCTTCGATGTCGATCGTGCCGCGAGCGCTGACAGCCTTTCGGGAAGCCCATCCGGAGATCGTCGTGCGCTCGCTCATCGCCTCGCAGACGGCCATCGTCGAGATGCTGCGCAATGGCGAGGTGTCCCTCGGTATCGCCATGAACAACCTGCCCCATGCCGGCATCCATGCCGAGACGGTCGGTCGGGCGACGCTGGTCTGCGTCGTCCCGTCCGAGCATCGATTGGCCGCGCTGGACCGTGTCCGTTTTGCCGACCTGTGCGACGAGACCCTGATTTCGTATCGGGCGGATACCTTGCCCGGACGGCTGCTTGCCGCGTCGGCCGAGGCCGAGGATTTCGCCTATGCGCCGGCGATCGAGATCGACCTGTCGATCACCGCCCTGCCCTATGTGCGCGACGGGCTGGGCATCGCCATCGTCGACAGTCTCCTGCCCTGGGAGCAGTTCAACGGGGTTGTGACCCGGCCGTTCGAGCCCCGGATCGAGGTACCGATCGCAATCCTGACCAGTAACGACCGGCCGCTCTCGACCAGCCATGAGCTGATGCGCGATTGCCTGCGCGCCGCCTGCCGGCAGCTCAACCGTTCCTCCGACACCTGA